A part of Carettochelys insculpta isolate YL-2023 chromosome 1, ASM3395843v1, whole genome shotgun sequence genomic DNA contains:
- the TXN2 gene encoding thioredoxin, mitochondrial isoform X1 — protein sequence MAGRGGAQSMRGGLMAQRLMLRRVLSISPQKLSVPPVSILSKVSVAPCYPRSLIPRTQVTVPASIRTFSTTPVWRTTFNVQDESDFQDRVVNSQMPVVVDFHAQWCGPCKILGPRLEKMVAKQQGKVLMAKVDIDDHTDLAIEYEVSAVPTVLAMKNGDVVDKFVGIKDEDQLEAFLKKLIGA from the exons AtggcggggcggggaggagcaCAGAGCATGCGGGGAGGGCTG ATGGCCCAGAGGCTCATGCTTAGGAGAGTTCTCTCCATCTCCCCTCAAAAGCTCTCTGTACCGCCTGTGTCGATTCTTTCCAAGGTGTCTGTAGCACCATGCTACCCGAGATCGCTTATCCCTCGTACCCAGGTCACTGTTCCTGCTTCCATTAGGACGTTTTCTACTACACCTGTCTGGAGGACCACATTTAATGTCCAGGATGAGTCTGACTTCCAGGATAGAGTTGTGAACAGTCAGATGCCGGTGGTGGTAGATTTTCATGCTCA GTGGTGTGGCCCCTGCAAGATCCTGGGCCCCAGGTTAGAGAAGATGGTGGCCAAGCAGCAGGGGAAGGTGCTGATGGCGAAGGTGGACATTGATGATCACACAGATCTGGCTATTGAATATGAG GTCTCAGCTGTGCCTACTGTTCTGGCTATGAAAAATGGAGACGTTGTGGATAAGTTTGTGGGGATAAAGGATGAGGATCAGCTGGAGGCTTTCCTCAAGAAACTCATTGGAGCCTGA
- the TXN2 gene encoding thioredoxin, mitochondrial isoform X2, whose product MAQRLMLRRVLSISPQKLSVPPVSILSKVSVAPCYPRSLIPRTQVTVPASIRTFSTTPVWRTTFNVQDESDFQDRVVNSQMPVVVDFHAQWCGPCKILGPRLEKMVAKQQGKVLMAKVDIDDHTDLAIEYEVSAVPTVLAMKNGDVVDKFVGIKDEDQLEAFLKKLIGA is encoded by the exons ATGGCCCAGAGGCTCATGCTTAGGAGAGTTCTCTCCATCTCCCCTCAAAAGCTCTCTGTACCGCCTGTGTCGATTCTTTCCAAGGTGTCTGTAGCACCATGCTACCCGAGATCGCTTATCCCTCGTACCCAGGTCACTGTTCCTGCTTCCATTAGGACGTTTTCTACTACACCTGTCTGGAGGACCACATTTAATGTCCAGGATGAGTCTGACTTCCAGGATAGAGTTGTGAACAGTCAGATGCCGGTGGTGGTAGATTTTCATGCTCA GTGGTGTGGCCCCTGCAAGATCCTGGGCCCCAGGTTAGAGAAGATGGTGGCCAAGCAGCAGGGGAAGGTGCTGATGGCGAAGGTGGACATTGATGATCACACAGATCTGGCTATTGAATATGAG GTCTCAGCTGTGCCTACTGTTCTGGCTATGAAAAATGGAGACGTTGTGGATAAGTTTGTGGGGATAAAGGATGAGGATCAGCTGGAGGCTTTCCTCAAGAAACTCATTGGAGCCTGA